The Chelonia mydas isolate rCheMyd1 chromosome 1, rCheMyd1.pri.v2, whole genome shotgun sequence nucleotide sequence cttttggcccaatcctctaatttgtctagggccctctggatcctatccctaccctccagcatatctacctctcctcccagtttagtgtcctctgcaaacttgctgaggatgcaatccacgccatcctccagatcattaatgaagatattgaacaaaaccagccccaggaccgacccttggggcactccacttgataccggctgccaactagacatggagccattgatcactacccgttgagcccgacaatctagccagcgttctatccaccttatagtccattcatccagcccatacctctttaacttgctggcaacaatatgctgggagaccgtgtcaaaagctttcctaaagtcaaggaataacacgtccactgctttcccctcatccacagagccagttatctcgtcatagaaggcaattagattagtcaggcatgacttgcccttggtgaatccatgctgactgttcctgatcactttcctctcctctaagtgcttcagaattgattccttgaggacctgctccatgatttttccagggactgaggtgaggctgactggcctgtagttccccggatcctcctccttcccttttttaaagatgggcactacattagcctttttccagtggtccgggacctcccccgatctccatgagttttcaaagataacggccaatggctctgcaatcacatccgccaactcttttagcactctcagatggaGCGCATCgcaccccatggacttgtgctcgtccagcttttctaaatagtcctgaaccacttctttctccacagagggctaatGTATTCGAAATGAATATATACATTATAGGAATGTAACTCTATTGACCAGAGGCATTGTTCACATTTCCCTGGCAAACAAGTAGGATTCTTGAATATAATAtacccaataaaataaaatggacttGGAACCATTTTGATTTACAGGTAAATaatagctgctttttaaaaagtttaaataagaaTCAAACCTAAAGATTGGAAGAAGGGCTGGACTCTGCAGGACATAATATAGGACCTTAATAAACACATACCATATATACTTATTGTACCACCTCTTGGGATGTATTTTACAACGTTTTTCAAAAAAGCTACAAAGAGAAATTAATTTTCAGACACATTTTGCTACTTCTTAAGGTTTTGACCCACAAATATAAAGCAAAAGGCAAGGAATTAGATCATGGTTACAGTCCATTTACCATTTTTATACTGCATGAATTAAAGCTTCCCAACTGTACTTTAACACAGAATTTCCTGGCATTTGCTGGACTTGTACCacaaaaattacattatttaaaCTCAGTGGGTACATTTCTGCTCTCTGGTAATCGGGCTCAGCTCTCACTGGGTGATTTGAGGTTACTTTCTATCCTTTGCAAATTTGTTAACATGCTCCAAGGAGAATCACTAGCTTAATGCAACCCAGGAATGACCCAGAACCCACTAAAGTAAATGAAAAgtttccaattgacttcagtggatttaggGCCAGTCCCAAGAACACTGATAGTCAAAAAGAGGAAAGTTCCCAGTTGATTAAGTTCTTCTGCTTAATATGTCTCCTGAGCTCATTTCTGTGACACACTACAATCTTCAAGTCTGTTCACTGATGCCCTGGACTCTCAGGAAAAGCTCTGGGGGCCACAGGTGCATGGGATCCAAATAATACTCTACAGCATTTGTAGTGACTGGAAATTCCTTTTTGCCGAGGCTGGACTCTCCATAAAgtcttttaaaacaataataataataatgaataatattttataaattaataCTCTGATGCTAATGGAAATTGTGTCCAaatatctgagggcagaactgaGCCCAGCTATTTTCAGTTTTGCTCCATGATATAGAACGTGAAGTGCAGCATAGTAAATAATGTGCCCTTTTTTCAGTCACCTATGGGTTATGATTttgaataaaacaaatattaaaggaCACCTTCTTTCTGCACAAATATTTGTGTTAAAGTGCTGCTTGGTGGAACCAACTCCACTGGCCTTTTGCCTTCTGCATTCTTAGCACGCACGTCAGCTCCAAAGTCAATGAGCAAGTGCACCAGGTCAGCGTTGGAATTCCGGGCAGCCGCATGGAGAGGAGAATCCAGATCTTTGCCACCATTTGCACTTGCTCCTGAAAATAAAGTAGGACCAAGAATATGAtcacattaataaaataaaagtcatAGCTGGAACATCCCATTTCCTTTGCTACTTCCTAGGTCTCTGACCAACCTGCAGCAATGGAGGTTCCCACTACACTCCTAGAGATGGATTTTAATAGTTAGGGGCTCGATTATGGCTTTAAACCACTGCCTGTTTTGGGATGGGATGATGGGGTTCCGTGAATCAATGAAAGCTCCCTGAGACACTCTGCCTCAGGCTGTGCCTCTGCTCTGGGGGGCCACAAACAGCTGTGGTACCTGCTGTACCCTCTTACGGGCCACAGACCAGACCCCTGGATGCTGTGGAGTAGGGAAGGGACATAGCTCCTCTCTCAGTCCCCACATCCCCTTTCCCACCACCTGTGGAGTTGCTAGCACGGTGGGTGGTGCTCCAGTCTTCCGGTGTTTGCATGATGCGATTGCACAGTTCAGCAGGGTACTcaggcatgtgcctaactttacacATATGAGGAGTCCCATTGACCTGAGCGGGACCACTCGTGCTACGAGTGAGGCACATACTTCAGCATCTTGCTGAATGGATGACCATGTCTGTGTCCAGCCCTTGCACTGGTGTATAAAGGATCCAAGAATGCAGGGCTCAGTGCAGTCTGGCCCCCTGCACGAGGTGCATgtagtttcagtgggagttgtgtggctATATCCCTTCTAGTCAACCTAACATTCCGAATGTGATACCCAGAGCTACCTACCCGATTCACATGTTTCAGAACTCCAGTGTGTGAGCACCCCTAAGCCTGGGATGAGGACAGAGTATAAAGAGatgttacagaaaataaaaaaacatcattttactttttttttttacctgattCAAGTAACTTCTTGGCACAGGCTACCTGCTCATTCTCACAAGCCACATACAGTGGAGTACCCAGGTGTTTGATGTTGAGGTCGATATTTACTCCATTGGATGTGAGGGATTCGACACATTCAATATGTCCTTTGAAAGGATAAAGGAAggtcaaataataaaaataaggggTTTCTGAACAATCCTCATTTTGTGGCCCAGATAActcccctccccagtgtagaTCAGTAAAGCTCCATTGATTTGGCAAGAGATTTTAGATTTCCATTTTTGTCTCTCCCCGGACCCCAGGATTTTGCTACATTCAAAATGCTTTTCTCTACCCATTCCATAATGAATCATTTTGGtgggatggaggagagaagcagcaggTGACACAACTCACAGACAATAATGGTCTCAATGGTGCTCATCCCAGTCATTTCTGCCATTTTTGATTTCCTGTCTGTAATGGCCCCTTCTTCCCCAGTCTCTTTTCAAGAGATTGGAATCCtcgttttctttttctctctctagtcTGGTCAAGGGAACAATAGCCATTAGGAATATTACCATGTAAGGGGGGGGGAGTTTACATTACACACATGACCAAATTatgccatgtttcagagtaacagccgtgttagtctgtattcgtaaaaagaaaaggagtacttgtggcaccttagagactaaccagtttatttgagcatgagctttcgtgagctacagctcacttcatcggatgcatagcatatcgtggaaactgcagaagacattatatacacacagagaccatgaaacaaaacttcctcccacctcactcccccgctggcaacagcttatctaaagtgatcctcaagtagagccatttccagcacaaatccaggttttctcaccctttccccccccccccacacacacatacaaattcactctcctgctggcaacagcccatccccctttgaaacccctctttataatgcgcatgataatcaaggtgggtcacctccagcactaatcaaggttttctcaccccccccccacccccacaccccccccttttccaaaaaccacacacacaaactcattctcctgctggcaacagctcatcttacaatgtgcacagcaataatccaagtttaaccagagcgtcttgggggggggggggggggttgcaggaaaaaaaacaaggggagacaggctaccttgcataatgacttagccactcccagtcagagggggtgagaaaaccttgattagtgctggaggtgacccaccttgattatcatgcgcattataaagaggggtttcaaagggggatgggctgttgccagcaggagagtgaatttgtatgtgggggggggggaaagggtgagaaaacctggatttgtgctggaaatggctctacttgaggatcactttagataagctgttgccagcgggggagtgaggtgggaggaagttttgtttcatggtctctgtgtgtatataatgtcttctgcagtttccacgatatgctatgcatccgatgaagtgagctgtagctcacgaaagctcatgctcaaataaactggttagtctctaaggtgccacaaattaTGCCATGACATCTTCAAAGGAATGCATTTTATTTGTTGGGTAATGTCTGCACTGAAAAACAGGAACAGCTAAGCCAAATCAGGGAAGGTCCTTGCAAGGCAGCCCAGTTGCTTCCTAGGTTCTTGTATCTCATTTATtagctgaaatattttgcttttgatGGGGGTCTCATTTCAGTATGCCTTTTGCTAGCTAATGTGAGATCATTATCCATTCTCAATACTTAATGGAAAGTAGTAGCTGGCATTTGCTCACCATCAAAGCACTAAAGCAGTCTTCTTGTCCATAAGACTAGAACAGTAGTAGAAATACAAGTCCTTGCTTCATGAAGTGCTTACTAGGGAATGCAAGTGTCTGTGAAAATTTGTATTGATTTCCAGTGCTTTCAGAAAAATCACAGTAATTCTTTCTTCACAGAATTCTCCTTATGGTGGACAAGTTTATTAATTTAGGAGGTGAGGAGTTCAAGTTCAACctgttaaaattgttttgttaAGCTATGGTAGATGGAGGCCAGAGCAACACTCTTGGGATACTTTCCCCTCCAATGAACAGCACTATTTGGGGGACCAAGGAGAGATAAGTACCAGATAAGGAAACACCTGCACCCTTTCCTCCACCCAAATGACAGTAGTTAAGCTGTGGGAGACCCAAGGGCAATGTTTgggttagatcagtggttctcaactctggtccactgtttgttcagggaaagtccctggtgcgccgggccggtttgtttacctgccgcgtccgcaggttcagccaatcgcagctcccactggctgcagttcgccgctccaggccaatgggggctgcaggaagggacgccagcacgtccctcggcccacgtcgctttctgcagcccccactggcctggagcagcgaaaagtggccagtggaagccgcaatcagctgaacctgcggatgtggcagttAAACAAACTggccagcccgccaggggctttccctgaacaagcggtggaccagagttgagaaccactgggttaaaggATCCCTCGCAGCAGTGCAAGTTGGTGTGAGGGCTTGCGAGCCAGATTGTGTTGTGGACGAAGTTAAGAGAGGTCACCTCATATACCCAGGACCTCAGGAGCTGATTAGGGACTCCAGGAGCAGGTGTCACGGATGAAGACAGGAAGGTAGAAACTGTGATATCAGCACTGAGGACAAGTATCAGGGTTCTATCAatgatatatttgtattttacatGAATTCAATATACCGACCgatctttcctttctctcactaGCTTCAGCTGCAAGGTGCTGGTAAAAGGAAAAGTAATTCCGACTCTTGACTGAGTAACCTACCTCTCTTAGCAGCTTCATGGATAGGGGAAGCCAGGTCACATGGTGCATGTGGGCTGGCTCCATGCTGTAATAATAGATTCAAACAGGCCACGTTGCCACTGACACAGGCATTGAACAAAGGAGTGTGCCAATCAATAGTAACTCCATTCACCTGAAGGAAAAACAACAGGCCAGTAGTTTCTTTAAAAACAGTAATGATCCGGGAATATTTTAACTAGGGCTGGATGaatattttcatcaaaactgttttttctaTGCAATATTGAGagtattcaattaaaaaaaatttttttttgcaaaaagtgtctACTTTCCGTTGAAAATAATCAACTTTTCATTggaaaaacacactttttttccccaaacccaAAAGCTATTTGAATCAGAAATACTACCATGGTGCTCATGGGAGTTTTCTGGGATCATCATGCCCCCATTGCCctgtatgggccagattctccagctggaccacatctcccatgatgcaccatggtagGGGCTTCCATGATGTACCATGGTGGCTTAGCAAGAGAGGAGAccttggtgcatcatgggaaatgtagtccgaCCAAGGAGCCCAGCCCATCGAGGAGAAGGTGGGCATGAGGCACCTGACCTAGAACTCCCAGGAGGTAGATACTGTGGTGACGTTTGTGAATtaacatttttggttttccaacaaaaatattcagttttaaatttttcactgaaaagtcaATACTTTCTGTTGgcggaaaaaaaaaaccagaaatgcCATGAGACTTGCACACATCACCACTCTGGACACTTTGCTTGTATATTGTCTCCATTCCTCTCCATTTTTTATGTGCTTCTTGCTTTTTtttaggcactgatcctgcatATTTACACCTGTGGTGCATATATGCATGTGATTTGTCCTGCTAACATCAGTGGGACTAATCACGTGTATAAAGTTAAGCGTGCACATACGTTTTTGcaggattataaactctttgggatagGACTGTCTCTTTCTATATGTTTGGTAAGTGCCTCGAACCAAGACTaaactcaagaagctcaatctatttagcttaaccaagagaaggctaaggggtaacttgattaccatctgtaagtacctacatgaggaacaaatatttgataatgggtttGTCAGCCtaccagagaaaggtataacacaatccaatggctggaagttgaagctagacaaattcagactggatataaaatgtatatttttaacccTGAGGGTGATTAATACGGCCCTACCAATTcatagtccattttggtcaatttcatggtcataggattttaaaaatcataaatttcattatttcagctatttaaatctgaaagttCATGATGCTGTAattgtagaggtcctgaccctaaaaggagttgtgtggggtCGTAAGGTTATTGgaaggggggttgtggtactgctacccttacttctctgctgttgctggtggcggtgctgccttcagagctggacagctggagagcATCGCCTGCAGACCAGACACCTGGATGCTGTGGAGTAGGGAAGGGACTGAAGGCAGAACCAgcaccagcaacagcacagaagtaaggtggcatggtacggtattgccacccttacttcagcgctgctgctggtggggtactgccttcagggctgggcacccagcaaccagccaccgctctccagccaccagcccctgctctccagccacccagctctgaaggaagcgcagaagtaagggtggcaataccatgggccccctaaaataaccttgagaccgccctgcaactcccttttggatcagaaccccaaatttgagaaacactggtctcccccatgaaatctgtattgtgtagggtaaaagcacacaaaagaccagatttcacagtccataaCATGTTTTTCATGACCGTGAATTCGGTAGGGCCCTTGTAATTAACTATTGGGACAATTTATccagggttatggtggattctccatcactgtcaatttttaaatcaacattggatgttttttcttaaaagatACACTCCAGGAATTTGTTTAGggaagttctgtgacctgtgttacacgagactagatgatcacaatgctcccttctgacctcagAATCTATGaaaccaaaatataaataataataatggcaggGGCTGCTTAAATCTGTACTTTTTTGTTGCTTTATTAAAAAAGTGTCTTTTATGTAAAAAGTGGCAGTATGCTTAGAGTTAAGCTAGGCACCGTGTACATGCACAGTAtcaaattttatatttaatattttatcaaagcatattttattataaattaaatcTCATTGGGCTTTTTGGAATGGCTATTCACTATATTGGTTCAGCCAAAATAATTACATAAAAAAATCGAAAAGACCCAGGATCTTAGTTATACTTACACTCCTCCAaaagtgtaaaggggccttaaaatgtAAATGGTATTTACACCCACATTACGCTCCTTTACACCACCAGAGCAGTGTAAATGGGCTTTAACTGATATTAGAATTTGGTTCAGAAAACTCTAGCAGGGTTCATTCTTTTCACACAGCTTACAATATCAGGAGCTTGaaatagacatttttaaaaatacaactggTCTTTTTATTGTTTAACTCATTGTGGTACATTCCTTCACATCACACAattcctcctgcataacacactGTAGACATCTCAACATGCAATCCTATGGTTTTCTTCTCATCGTTCATTAAACCAATTATTACCCTGCAGGGAAAACTGAGTTTCATAGATATGCTTCTAAACATCTGTGTTATACTTACTTGAGCCCCATGTTTTAATAGGACACTAGCACAAGCAGGATGGCCCCCTAAGCAGGCTTCATGGAGAGGAGACACATGATCTGCTGTAATGAGGTTAACACTGCTCCCCTTGTAAAATAACAGAAATTATTATTGGAGGCAATAACAGTAATGCTTACcacttatatagtgctttacgTATTTTAAATGTCTTTGAACGATCTTGGCTTCCAGCCTTTTACATCACCCACTGTGCCATGTGACCTTTTCCATCAAGATTTAGAATTGTGACTTCTCAAATAAAAGTGACCTTTTGATTTTTGCGAATATCTTATTTGCAATTTTGTCAAGAAATTCTGGAATTTTATCAAGTTGTTTTCCGGAAACCTCCGTGATTTCAGGAGCGAGTTTTGATGGAAAAGCAAACCttgcattacaaatattttatttagctCTACCACAAATCCTTCAACTATGACAGAGTCTCATGAGATTCAGGGCATTTCCCCAATAACTGCTCTCCTCCAACCGGTGTCTCAACAGGAGAGAAGGATATAGCTCagttaggccctaatcctgcaaacactaacacatgtgcttaacttgaagtaTATGCGTAGTCCTggggacttcaatgggaatacttGTGCAAGAGTTAAGCACATTCATAATTGCTTGCAGAATCCAGGCTTTCATTTATATGGCTTTGCATAGATAATAAGTTAGCTATCATAAAACCATCCATCACAAGTGGAGTTCACTGTACTAATCTCAGATACCTTACAATATAAAATCCAGCCTGCATTCAACAATGGGACCAATGAGCAAAGCAGCAGAATGTTCATCTCCGCAGTAAAACGATACCTGAGTGATGAGTTTCTTCAGAGCAAGCAAACGCCCGTGGATAGAGGCATCATGTAAGGGAGACCAGTCTGAAACAAAAtctgcagaaagagaaaagaagggtCAAGAATTTCATGGACTATTTCATCGCCTGACTTTATCTAAACTGGGTGACTGCCGGAAATGTAGTAAATCTGCTTCCTTCTCATGCGATTCCTAAGTATTATCTGATTTCCAGATACATTGCTTGAgttgctgctgcaggcagcagtagCAATGGTTCTGGTCAAGGTGTTTTATTCCCTGAGCTGCCAGCCTTCACTCATTTGGAGGGAAGAAAAAGCAAGGTACATTTTATGAGAATGCAAATAGTGTTTTAAACAAGCACTAAGCAACTAAGTTCCCATTGGAGGACAAAAGAGTAATTTACACAGCACAGTCTTGTTCTTATTTAGCCTGCCACTAGCTCTGAATTGTTTATAATGCCTTGGGGTTTTTTCAAGCTCAGAATATTTTACCAATTTTAAAAGGAAGATATTCTGAAAAGGTTGCAGCTGCTAAATTATTTACTAATAGCCAGAGATGGGCTAGAACTGACAACAGTTGATCGTGGTTGGTGCCAAAATACCCAGGGGCAATTGTGTTACCCATTGACTTTGTACCTCAAGTTTTGGTGGTCAGTATTATTGTAATCACAGAAGGAATTAAGCATCTGCTGTGTGCTCTGcgtggttagatgtttggctgcgtgtgtgtgttcttccTGTGTGCCATCCCAGCTCTGCGCGGACAGCTGGCACAGCTGACCTCAAgtgaactgcccaatgaccacaagatccgttaagatACAAAGGCACGAGGACAGGTTTATTGTTGTCAGTgcacggtaatagcacctggcagactctatggcagtggtgggcaacctgcaggccgtgggccgcatgcggcccgtcagggtaatccg carries:
- the ASB9 gene encoding ankyrin repeat and SOCS box protein 9 isoform X1; its protein translation is MDGAGAKGNASKYQGVEGESHATSLSNPLMSDFVSDWSPLHDASIHGRLLALKKLITQGSSVNLITADHVSPLHEACLGGHPACASVLLKHGAQVNGVTIDWHTPLFNACVSGNVACLNLLLQHGASPHAPCDLASPIHEAAKRGHIECVESLTSNGVNIDLNIKHLGTPLYVACENEQVACAKKLLESGASANGGKDLDSPLHAAARNSNADLVHLLIDFGADVRAKNAEGKRPVELVPPSSTLTQIFVQKEGPLSLMQLCRLCIRKCFGHKQHHKITGLLLPDELKHFLLHI
- the ASB9 gene encoding ankyrin repeat and SOCS box protein 9 isoform X2, with the translated sequence MDGAGAKGNASKYQGVEGESHATSLSNPLMSDFVSDWSPLHDASIHGRLLALKKLITQGSSVNLITADHVSPLHEACLGGHPACASVLLKHGAQVNGVTIDWHTPLFNACVSGNVACLNLLLQHGASPHAPCDLASPIHEAAKRGHIECVESLTSNGVNIDLNIKHLGTPLYVACENEQVACAKKLLESGASANGGKDLDSPLHAAARNSNADLVHLLIDFGADVRAKNAEGKRPVELVPPSSTLTQIFVQKEGSSLH
- the ASB9 gene encoding ankyrin repeat and SOCS box protein 9 isoform X3, translated to MDGAGAKGNASKYQGVEGESHATSLSNPLMSDFVSDWSPLHDASIHGRLLALKKLITQGSSVNLITADHVSPLHEACLGGHPACASVLLKHGAQVNGVTIDWHTPLFNACVSGNVACLNLLLQHGASPHAPCDLASPIHEAAKRGHIECVESLTSNGVNIDLNIKHLGTPLYVACENEQVACAKKLLESGASANGGKDLDSPLHAAARNSNADLVHLLIDFGADVRAKNAEGKRAPVLDAVVPPVH